One stretch of Pelmatolapia mariae isolate MD_Pm_ZW linkage group LG3_W, Pm_UMD_F_2, whole genome shotgun sequence DNA includes these proteins:
- the LOC135932719 gene encoding piggyBac transposable element-derived protein 3-like, translating to MASVSLPRRKNLSMQQTLALLQEMDEADSDGGGVSFVQQATDASSEESEKETEQEPNMPPRKRPRGTGKPSQSHTAKDGTVWVEEDIGMPSAEANRSCFTAQAGPTEFAKRKITSVLQSFLCLLDVGMLHTIRDCTVNQARRTEPDWNLSVHELMAFISILFVRAIMCPVGAIVDCWSERFLVPVIKETMPRDRFISIMQHLRFDDKDTRAERVKTDKFAAISDIWTRFNENCAKSFTPGEHMTIDEQLFPTKVRCPFTQYIATKPDKFGIKFWMATDLETKYVCSASPYLGIDPSRQKGERLAENVVMKLMEPFLDDGRNVTTDNFFTSLSHRLLQHKTTLLGTVNKVRRELPQLARMYSVRAATRRWPVAVFYNMLDLAAGNAYILYKACTGWRGKRRLFLSLLAQELRCRFMQHKEIFAQAAGAAAAAVPGTGKITQCQVQESCNRNRSRFTCATCHKFTCAKCRDDEHWVCKRCKV from the exons ATGGCCTCCGTATCACTGCCACGCAGGAAGAACCTCTCCATGCAACAGACTTTGGCCTTGCTTCAGGAAATGGACGAAGCGGATTCTGATGGAGGAGGGGTTTCATTTGTCCAGCAGGCCACTGATGCCTCCTCAGAAGAATCTGAAAAGGAGACGGAACAAGAACCCAACATGCCTCCACGGAAGAGGCCCCGTGGTACTGGGAagcccagccagagccacacGGCAAAAGACGGCACTGTGTGGGTTGAGGAGGACATTGGAATGCCCAGTGCAGAAGCAAATCGCTCGTGCTTCACTGCGCAAGCTGGACCCACAGAGTTTGCTAAG CGTAAAATTACAAGTGTGCTCCAAAGCTTCCTTTGCCTGTTAGACGTGGGAATGCTGCACACCATCAGGGATTGTACGGTCAATCAAGCCCGCAGAACAGAGCCGGACTGGAATTTGTCAGTTCATGAACTGATGGCATTCATTTCAATTCTGTTTGTAAGAGCAATCATGTGTCCTGTTGGTGCCATTGTGGATTGCTGGTCAGAAAGATTTCTGGTGCCAGTAATCAAAGAGACAATGCCCCGAGATAGATTTATTTCAATTATGCAACACCTTCGATTTGATGACAAGGACACGCGGGCAGAAcgggtgaaaacagacaaatttgcGGCGATCTCCGACATCTGGACACGCTTCAACGAGAACTGTGCtaagagtttcactccaggagaacacatgaccatagatgaacagctgttccctaccaaggttcgttgtccattcacacagtatatcgcaaccaagccagacaaatttgggatcaagttctggatggccacggaCTTGGAgaccaaatatgtctgcagtgcatctccttacttgggaatagaccccagtcgtcagaagggagagaggctggcagagaacgtggtcatgaaactgatggagccgtttttggatgatgggagaaatgtcacaacggacaatttctttacttcactgtcgcacagactgctgcagcacaaaacaacgttactgggcacggtgaataaagtccggcgtgaacttcctcaacttgcacggatgtattccgtaagagcagcaacacgcaggtggccagtagcagttttctacaatatgctggacctggcggcggggaatgcctacattttgtacaaggcatgtacagggtggagaggcaaaagaagattgtttctgagtcttctagctcaggaacttcgttgccgattcatgcagcacaaggaaatatTCGCACAGGCCGctggagctgctgcagctgctgtgccaggGACTGGAAAGATaacgcagtgccaggtgcaagagagctgcaacaggaatcgcagcaggtttacctgtgcaacatgtcacaaattcacctgtgccaaatgcagggatgatgaacactgggtctgcaaacgctgtaaagtttga